In Halomonas alkalicola, the following proteins share a genomic window:
- a CDS encoding glycosyltransferase family 2 protein — protein sequence MPLISIVTPSHNSARFVSETIQSVLDQSFVEWEMIIVDDFSTDDSVEMIKAFVERDSRINLIRLTKNSGAALARNAAIEVAKGRYIAFLDSDDLWLPYKLEKQLAFMQANNYPFAYTAYDKIDEEGLVLGRIGAPGKVSYSDLLKTCSIGCLTAMYDADFFGKIYMPVNTKREDFATWLKLLKEVDYAYGLNENLAQYRVYKNQTSANKAKMAKENWRLYRDVERLSFLTATYYFSHYAIRGFLRTKFPVLARRLGMLD from the coding sequence ATGCCTTTGATATCAATAGTTACCCCTTCTCATAATTCTGCCCGGTTTGTTTCGGAAACAATTCAGTCTGTTTTGGATCAGTCATTTGTCGAATGGGAGATGATTATTGTTGATGATTTTTCAACAGACGATTCTGTTGAAATGATTAAGGCCTTTGTTGAGCGAGATTCTCGGATTAATTTGATTCGATTAACCAAAAATTCCGGCGCGGCTTTGGCACGTAATGCTGCGATTGAGGTTGCGAAGGGGCGTTATATTGCCTTTTTGGATAGTGACGACCTTTGGTTACCGTATAAGTTAGAAAAGCAGTTGGCGTTTATGCAGGCGAATAATTATCCGTTTGCGTATACGGCCTATGATAAGATTGATGAAGAGGGTCTGGTGCTTGGGCGCATTGGTGCTCCTGGTAAAGTTTCATACTCTGACTTATTGAAGACTTGCTCTATAGGTTGTTTGACGGCGATGTATGATGCGGATTTTTTCGGCAAGATTTATATGCCGGTTAATACTAAGCGAGAGGATTTTGCTACATGGTTAAAGTTGTTGAAAGAAGTTGATTATGCTTATGGCTTGAACGAGAATTTAGCTCAGTATCGTGTTTATAAAAATCAAACTTCTGCGAATAAGGCAAAAATGGCTAAAGAGAACTGGCGCTTATATCGTGATGTGGAGCGGCTGAGCTTTCTTACGGCCACATATTATTTTTCACACTATGCAATTCGCGGCTTTCTGCGGACAAAGTTTCCAGTATTGGCCCGTAGACTTGGTATGCTTGATTAA
- a CDS encoding glycosyltransferase family 2 protein, with amino-acid sequence MEKNLRKVSVLVPTFRPGNYLVDCLQSIENQTLDRKLFKVYIGLNGDFEPYYKFVENALVCAGFEYELFYIEKSGVSNARNFLIEQSQEEYIVFVDDDDLLSPNYLEELLRVSSSDAMGIANVYNFEETIGEKKTNYIGMAFQAIVDGESSKFKARKYFSSPWAKMLHRGMIAHHLFDPRVAKGEDSLFMAMLSPHVKCVRKTSDDACYFVRERIGSVTRRKTPLRSEIKTLSYLMLKYFRLLSCSCYDKSFIITRLIATALKFFKMT; translated from the coding sequence ATGGAAAAAAATTTAAGAAAAGTTTCAGTTCTAGTCCCAACCTTTCGGCCTGGCAACTATTTAGTTGATTGTCTTCAATCTATTGAAAACCAAACGTTGGACAGAAAGTTATTTAAGGTTTATATTGGACTAAATGGTGACTTTGAACCTTATTATAAATTTGTTGAAAATGCGCTTGTTTGTGCTGGCTTTGAGTATGAGCTTTTCTATATAGAAAAGTCTGGGGTTTCGAATGCTCGCAATTTTTTAATTGAGCAATCTCAGGAAGAGTATATCGTTTTTGTTGATGACGATGATTTGCTTTCTCCAAATTATCTTGAAGAGCTGCTGAGAGTTTCTTCAAGTGACGCCATGGGTATTGCTAATGTTTATAATTTCGAAGAGACGATCGGTGAGAAGAAGACTAACTACATTGGTATGGCTTTCCAAGCGATAGTTGATGGCGAGTCATCAAAGTTTAAGGCTAGGAAATACTTTTCCTCGCCGTGGGCAAAAATGCTTCACCGTGGAATGATAGCCCATCATCTTTTTGATCCTAGGGTGGCCAAAGGGGAGGATTCACTTTTTATGGCTATGCTTTCGCCTCATGTGAAGTGTGTTAGAAAAACGTCGGATGATGCTTGCTATTTCGTCCGCGAGCGAATTGGTTCAGTTACAAGAAGAAAAACACCGCTTCGCTCAGAAATTAAAACATTGAGCTACCTGATGTTGAAATATTTTCGTTTACTTTCTTGCTCTTGTTATGATAAGTCATTCATTATAACCAGGTTAATTGCTACGGCTTTAAAATTTTTCAAAATGACATAA